Proteins encoded in a region of the Marmota flaviventris isolate mMarFla1 chromosome 3, mMarFla1.hap1, whole genome shotgun sequence genome:
- the Itfg2 gene encoding KICSTOR complex protein ITFG2 isoform X4 — MRSVSYVQRVALEFSGSLFPHAICLGDVDNDALNELVVGDTSGKLSVYKNDDSRPWLTCTCQGMLTCVGVGDVCNKGKNLVVAVSAEGWFHLFDLTPAKVLDASGHHETFMGEEQRPVFKQHIPANTKVMLISDIDGDGYCELVVGYTDRVVRAFRWEEMAEGTEHLTGQLVSLKKWMLEGQLSPCSWQVDSLSVTPGPLGVPELMVSQPGCAYAVLLCTWNKDTGSPATSEGATEGSRETPAARDIVLHQTSGRIHNKNVSTHLIGNIKQGHSSESGGSGLFALCTLDGTLKLMEEADKLLWSVQVDHQLFALEKLDVTGNGHEEVVACAWDGQTYIIDYNRTVVRFQVDENIRAFCAGLYACKEGRNSPCLVYVTFNQKIYVYWEVQLERMESTNLLKLLEAEPEYHSLLQELGMDPDDLPAARALLHQTLYHPDQPLPCAPSSLQDPT, encoded by the exons TTAAATGAACTGGTAGTGGGAGATACCAGCGGAAAGCTGTCTGTGTATAAGAATGACGACAGCCGGCCATGGCTCACCTGCACCTGTCAGGGAATG TTGACTTGTGTTGGAGTTGGAGATGTGTGTAACAAAGGAAAG AACCTGGTAGTGGCAGTGAGTGCTGAAGGCTGGTTTCACTTGTTTGACCTGACACCTGCCAAGGTTCTGGATGCTTCTGGGCACCATGAGACATTCATGGGAGAGGAGCAGCGTCCAGTCTTCAAGCAACACATTCCTGCCAATACCAAGGTCATGCTCATCAGCGACATCG ATGGAGATGGGTATTGTGAGCTGGTAGTGGGCTACACAGACCGTGTGGTACGGGCCTTCCGCTGGGAAGAGATGGCTGAGGGCACTGAACACCTTACAGGACAGCTGGTGTCCCTCAAGAAATGGATGCTGGAGGGTCAG TTAAGCCCCTGTTCCTGGCAGGTGGACAGTCTCTCGGTGACACCGGGGCCACTGGGTGTTCCTGAATTGATGGTATCTCAGCCAGGCTGTGCTTATGCAGTGCTTCTGTGCACCTGGAACAAGGATACTGGGTCCCCTGCTACCTCTGAGGGGGCCACGGAGGGCAGTAG gGAGACCCCAGCTGCCCGAGATATAGTGCTGCACCAGACTTCTGGCCGCATCCACAACAAGAACGTCTCCACTCACCTGATTGGCAACATCAAGCAAG GCCACAGTTCTGAGAGTGGTGGCTCTGGCCTCTTTGCCCTGTGCACCCTGGATG GGACATTGAAGCTTATGGAAGAAGCAGACAAGCTGCTGTGGTCAGTCCAGGTGGATCACCAACTTTTCGCCCTAGAAAAGTTAGATGTCACA GGAAATGGGCATGAAGAGGTGGTTGCATGTGCCTGGGATGGACAGACATATATTATCGATTACAACCGCACTGTTGTTCGCTTCCAAGTGGATGAAAATATCCGCGCCTTCTGTGCAG GCCTGTACGCCTGCAAAGAGGGCCGTAATAGCCCCTGCCTCGTGTACGTCACTTTTAACCAGAAGATCTATGTTTACTGGGAGGTACAGCTGGAACGGATGGAGTCCACCAATCTGCTGAAACTGCTAGAAGCTGAACCTGAGTACCACAGCCTCCTGCAGGAGCTGgggatgg ATCCTGATGACCTCCCTGCAGCCCGAGCCCTGCTTCACCAAACTCTCTACCATCCGGACCAGCCACTACCATGTGCTCCCTCAAGCCTCCAGGATCCCACCTAG
- the Itfg2 gene encoding KICSTOR complex protein ITFG2 isoform X2: MRFQQTQHLCLYVVLRIEPRPHACQASALPLEPHPQPSLILNELVVGDTSGKLSVYKNDDSRPWLTCTCQGMLTCVGVGDVCNKGKNLVVAVSAEGWFHLFDLTPAKVLDASGHHETFMGEEQRPVFKQHIPANTKVMLISDIDGDGYCELVVGYTDRVVRAFRWEEMAEGTEHLTGQLVSLKKWMLEGQVDSLSVTPGPLGVPELMVSQPGCAYAVLLCTWNKDTGSPATSEGATEGSRETPAARDIVLHQTSGRIHNKNVSTHLIGNIKQGHSSESGGSGLFALCTLDGTLKLMEEADKLLWSVQVDHQLFALEKLDVTGNGHEEVVACAWDGQTYIIDYNRTVVRFQVDENIRAFCAGLYACKEGRNSPCLVYVTFNQKIYVYWEVQLERMESTNLLKLLEAEPEYHSLLQELGMDPDDLPAARALLHQTLYHPDQPLPCAPSSLQDPT, translated from the exons TTAAATGAACTGGTAGTGGGAGATACCAGCGGAAAGCTGTCTGTGTATAAGAATGACGACAGCCGGCCATGGCTCACCTGCACCTGTCAGGGAATG TTGACTTGTGTTGGAGTTGGAGATGTGTGTAACAAAGGAAAG AACCTGGTAGTGGCAGTGAGTGCTGAAGGCTGGTTTCACTTGTTTGACCTGACACCTGCCAAGGTTCTGGATGCTTCTGGGCACCATGAGACATTCATGGGAGAGGAGCAGCGTCCAGTCTTCAAGCAACACATTCCTGCCAATACCAAGGTCATGCTCATCAGCGACATCG ATGGAGATGGGTATTGTGAGCTGGTAGTGGGCTACACAGACCGTGTGGTACGGGCCTTCCGCTGGGAAGAGATGGCTGAGGGCACTGAACACCTTACAGGACAGCTGGTGTCCCTCAAGAAATGGATGCTGGAGGGTCAG GTGGACAGTCTCTCGGTGACACCGGGGCCACTGGGTGTTCCTGAATTGATGGTATCTCAGCCAGGCTGTGCTTATGCAGTGCTTCTGTGCACCTGGAACAAGGATACTGGGTCCCCTGCTACCTCTGAGGGGGCCACGGAGGGCAGTAG gGAGACCCCAGCTGCCCGAGATATAGTGCTGCACCAGACTTCTGGCCGCATCCACAACAAGAACGTCTCCACTCACCTGATTGGCAACATCAAGCAAG GCCACAGTTCTGAGAGTGGTGGCTCTGGCCTCTTTGCCCTGTGCACCCTGGATG GGACATTGAAGCTTATGGAAGAAGCAGACAAGCTGCTGTGGTCAGTCCAGGTGGATCACCAACTTTTCGCCCTAGAAAAGTTAGATGTCACA GGAAATGGGCATGAAGAGGTGGTTGCATGTGCCTGGGATGGACAGACATATATTATCGATTACAACCGCACTGTTGTTCGCTTCCAAGTGGATGAAAATATCCGCGCCTTCTGTGCAG GCCTGTACGCCTGCAAAGAGGGCCGTAATAGCCCCTGCCTCGTGTACGTCACTTTTAACCAGAAGATCTATGTTTACTGGGAGGTACAGCTGGAACGGATGGAGTCCACCAATCTGCTGAAACTGCTAGAAGCTGAACCTGAGTACCACAGCCTCCTGCAGGAGCTGgggatgg ATCCTGATGACCTCCCTGCAGCCCGAGCCCTGCTTCACCAAACTCTCTACCATCCGGACCAGCCACTACCATGTGCTCCCTCAAGCCTCCAGGATCCCACCTAG
- the Itfg2 gene encoding KICSTOR complex protein ITFG2 isoform X3 has translation MRSVSYVQRVALEFSGSLFPHAICLGDVDNDALNELVVGDTSGKLSVYKNDDSRPWLTCTCQGMLTCVGVGDVCNKGKNLVVAVSAEGWFHLFDLTPAKVLDASGHHETFMGEEQRPVFKQHIPANTKVMLISDIDGDGYCELVVGYTDRVVRAFRWEEMAEGTEHLTGQLVSLKKWMLEGQVDSLSVTPGPLGVPELMVSQPGCAYAVLLCTWNKDTGSPATSEGATEGSRETPAARDIVLHQTSGRIHNKNVSTHLIGNIKQGHSSESGGSGLFALCTLDGTLKLMEEADKLLWSVQVDHQLFALEKLDVTGNGHEEVVACAWDGQTYIIDYNRTVVRFQVDENIRAFCAGLYACKEGRNSPCLVYVTFNQKIYVYWEVQLERMESTNLLKLLEAEPEYHSLLQELGMDPDDLPAARALLHQTLYHPDQPLPCAPSSLQDPT, from the exons TTAAATGAACTGGTAGTGGGAGATACCAGCGGAAAGCTGTCTGTGTATAAGAATGACGACAGCCGGCCATGGCTCACCTGCACCTGTCAGGGAATG TTGACTTGTGTTGGAGTTGGAGATGTGTGTAACAAAGGAAAG AACCTGGTAGTGGCAGTGAGTGCTGAAGGCTGGTTTCACTTGTTTGACCTGACACCTGCCAAGGTTCTGGATGCTTCTGGGCACCATGAGACATTCATGGGAGAGGAGCAGCGTCCAGTCTTCAAGCAACACATTCCTGCCAATACCAAGGTCATGCTCATCAGCGACATCG ATGGAGATGGGTATTGTGAGCTGGTAGTGGGCTACACAGACCGTGTGGTACGGGCCTTCCGCTGGGAAGAGATGGCTGAGGGCACTGAACACCTTACAGGACAGCTGGTGTCCCTCAAGAAATGGATGCTGGAGGGTCAG GTGGACAGTCTCTCGGTGACACCGGGGCCACTGGGTGTTCCTGAATTGATGGTATCTCAGCCAGGCTGTGCTTATGCAGTGCTTCTGTGCACCTGGAACAAGGATACTGGGTCCCCTGCTACCTCTGAGGGGGCCACGGAGGGCAGTAG gGAGACCCCAGCTGCCCGAGATATAGTGCTGCACCAGACTTCTGGCCGCATCCACAACAAGAACGTCTCCACTCACCTGATTGGCAACATCAAGCAAG GCCACAGTTCTGAGAGTGGTGGCTCTGGCCTCTTTGCCCTGTGCACCCTGGATG GGACATTGAAGCTTATGGAAGAAGCAGACAAGCTGCTGTGGTCAGTCCAGGTGGATCACCAACTTTTCGCCCTAGAAAAGTTAGATGTCACA GGAAATGGGCATGAAGAGGTGGTTGCATGTGCCTGGGATGGACAGACATATATTATCGATTACAACCGCACTGTTGTTCGCTTCCAAGTGGATGAAAATATCCGCGCCTTCTGTGCAG GCCTGTACGCCTGCAAAGAGGGCCGTAATAGCCCCTGCCTCGTGTACGTCACTTTTAACCAGAAGATCTATGTTTACTGGGAGGTACAGCTGGAACGGATGGAGTCCACCAATCTGCTGAAACTGCTAGAAGCTGAACCTGAGTACCACAGCCTCCTGCAGGAGCTGgggatgg ATCCTGATGACCTCCCTGCAGCCCGAGCCCTGCTTCACCAAACTCTCTACCATCCGGACCAGCCACTACCATGTGCTCCCTCAAGCCTCCAGGATCCCACCTAG
- the Itfg2 gene encoding KICSTOR complex protein ITFG2 isoform X1 yields MRFQQTQHLCLYVVLRIEPRPHACQASALPLEPHPQPSLILNELVVGDTSGKLSVYKNDDSRPWLTCTCQGMLTCVGVGDVCNKGKNLVVAVSAEGWFHLFDLTPAKVLDASGHHETFMGEEQRPVFKQHIPANTKVMLISDIDGDGYCELVVGYTDRVVRAFRWEEMAEGTEHLTGQLVSLKKWMLEGQLSPCSWQVDSLSVTPGPLGVPELMVSQPGCAYAVLLCTWNKDTGSPATSEGATEGSRETPAARDIVLHQTSGRIHNKNVSTHLIGNIKQGHSSESGGSGLFALCTLDGTLKLMEEADKLLWSVQVDHQLFALEKLDVTGNGHEEVVACAWDGQTYIIDYNRTVVRFQVDENIRAFCAGLYACKEGRNSPCLVYVTFNQKIYVYWEVQLERMESTNLLKLLEAEPEYHSLLQELGMDPDDLPAARALLHQTLYHPDQPLPCAPSSLQDPT; encoded by the exons TTAAATGAACTGGTAGTGGGAGATACCAGCGGAAAGCTGTCTGTGTATAAGAATGACGACAGCCGGCCATGGCTCACCTGCACCTGTCAGGGAATG TTGACTTGTGTTGGAGTTGGAGATGTGTGTAACAAAGGAAAG AACCTGGTAGTGGCAGTGAGTGCTGAAGGCTGGTTTCACTTGTTTGACCTGACACCTGCCAAGGTTCTGGATGCTTCTGGGCACCATGAGACATTCATGGGAGAGGAGCAGCGTCCAGTCTTCAAGCAACACATTCCTGCCAATACCAAGGTCATGCTCATCAGCGACATCG ATGGAGATGGGTATTGTGAGCTGGTAGTGGGCTACACAGACCGTGTGGTACGGGCCTTCCGCTGGGAAGAGATGGCTGAGGGCACTGAACACCTTACAGGACAGCTGGTGTCCCTCAAGAAATGGATGCTGGAGGGTCAG TTAAGCCCCTGTTCCTGGCAGGTGGACAGTCTCTCGGTGACACCGGGGCCACTGGGTGTTCCTGAATTGATGGTATCTCAGCCAGGCTGTGCTTATGCAGTGCTTCTGTGCACCTGGAACAAGGATACTGGGTCCCCTGCTACCTCTGAGGGGGCCACGGAGGGCAGTAG gGAGACCCCAGCTGCCCGAGATATAGTGCTGCACCAGACTTCTGGCCGCATCCACAACAAGAACGTCTCCACTCACCTGATTGGCAACATCAAGCAAG GCCACAGTTCTGAGAGTGGTGGCTCTGGCCTCTTTGCCCTGTGCACCCTGGATG GGACATTGAAGCTTATGGAAGAAGCAGACAAGCTGCTGTGGTCAGTCCAGGTGGATCACCAACTTTTCGCCCTAGAAAAGTTAGATGTCACA GGAAATGGGCATGAAGAGGTGGTTGCATGTGCCTGGGATGGACAGACATATATTATCGATTACAACCGCACTGTTGTTCGCTTCCAAGTGGATGAAAATATCCGCGCCTTCTGTGCAG GCCTGTACGCCTGCAAAGAGGGCCGTAATAGCCCCTGCCTCGTGTACGTCACTTTTAACCAGAAGATCTATGTTTACTGGGAGGTACAGCTGGAACGGATGGAGTCCACCAATCTGCTGAAACTGCTAGAAGCTGAACCTGAGTACCACAGCCTCCTGCAGGAGCTGgggatgg ATCCTGATGACCTCCCTGCAGCCCGAGCCCTGCTTCACCAAACTCTCTACCATCCGGACCAGCCACTACCATGTGCTCCCTCAAGCCTCCAGGATCCCACCTAG